CCCAAATTCACCGTTGAAATCGAAGCAGCGACGATTAAGTATCCTGATGCTTTTCATGTTAATACGGGATTTGCACGCAACGACGATCAGGCAAAATCTATGTCTGATGCGTTTGGCTTTACCGTTCGACCTTTTGAGTTGGTAAGAAGAACCAACGTGAATGATATTTTGGGAACCGGCCTTGCTCAGACTTACTCCTTGAGTGTAAGTGGTGGGGGTTCTGGTGTGACTTATTTCGCCAGCGGTCGCTTCCAGCACACGAATGGCCCGGTCGACCCGAAAGCGAGCGCATTCTTGGGTCAGCCGCCGGGTGATGCGGATGATAGGTTGGAAAGAGGCCAGTTTTCCGGTACGATCAATATTGTTCCAAGCAACAAACTACGCATCCGTTTGAGTACCTTTTATTCACAAATCTCACAACATACGCTACAGAATAACAACAATATTTTCGCTACGGTGACTCTGGCGATGTTTGGCAAGCCTGAGTTTGCCAGCCCAAGCAATCCTCAGGGTACGGTCGCCTTTGCGACGGTACGTGAAAGCACCTATCGATCTGTCGCGGATGACACTCAGCACGCCGGAATTGCCTTAGGAACCAGCTACAAAGTTACCAACGAGTTGAATGTTGAGGGCATCTTTGGCGTAGATTTCACCTCCCAACGCAGCGAGGAATTTACCCCGTTCGGATGGAACGTGGATAACTTCACCGGCAGTGATATCACCGGCGCATTACAGCAGGGCAAACGAGAGAACAAGGTGTATACCCTGGATGTAAAAGGTAACTGGAACCACAACTTTACTGATGATATCTCATCGACTGCCGTTGTTGGTTTTCAGGGCTTTCAATCAACCCTTCAACTAAGTCTCGCTGACGTTGATGTTTTTCCCGGAGCGGGTTTAGGGGTTTTGGATGCCGGCGCTAATCAGTCCGTAGAGTCAGTTTTCACCGAAGTTATCGAAGCCGGGGCTTATTTTCAAGAACAGGTTGGCTACAAGGACTACCTCTATGTTACAGGTGGGATTCGATTTGATGCCAACAGCGCCTTTGGTTCAAATTTCAGCACCCAAAGCTATCCCAAATTAAGTGCATCGTTTATTCCTACGGCAGCATTTGACATGAGCGGTATGGGGATTTCCACATTACGTCTCCGTGCAGCCTGGGGTAAATCGGGTCAACAACCAACCTTTTTCGACGAATTTACCACTTTTACGCCCCTGACTTCTACTTTGGGTGCGGGAGTGGCGCCGGAAAACCTGGGCAATGCCGACCTTAAACCTGAGGTGTCAAGCGAAATCGAGGTTGGTTTTGAAGTCGGAGTTTTGAATGATCGCCTCGGCCTGGAGTTTACCTACTGGGACCGCGTCGTTAATGATGCATTGGTATATCAACAGTTCGCACCCTCGGGCGGCTTTAGAAATCGGCAGTTGGTCAATATCGGCCAGATAGACGCCAAAGGTGTTGATATAACCTTAAATTTCAGGGCTGTGCAAAAAGAGAATTTTTCTCTGGATCTTTTCGCCAACGCCGCCTATTTAGATGAAGTCGTAACATCTCTGGGCGGTGCCGCGGACCAGAAAATTTCCGGCACCTATTCTCGAATTCGAAATTACTTGCGCGAAGGTTTTGCCCCGGGTGCTTTGTTCGGTGCCGTTTTATCTGACGATCCCTTTCCCATTGACACCAACGGTGACGGGGTTGCCGATGACAGGGCAACATTGTTGGCCTACTTTTCGCAGCCACGCAATCCTTCGGACTATGCTGCCGTCTTGAAGCCCGGCCCGGATGCATTCAACGGTGATCCCCTCGCCCACTTTCTCGGCAAGCCAACACCTGATTGGCAAGGTGCGTTCGGCCTGAATATGGGGTTCTTGAAGCATTTCCGCTTGAGTTCTTTGTTCGAATATAAGGCGGGTAATTTTACCATTACTAATCTGACCGACGCGTTCAGAAAATCGCATCCAGCTATCGGGCGTAATACGCCGGAAGCGGCTGCAACCGAGCTCGTTCTTCTCAATCCGGCCAGTACGGCTGAACAGCGTCTTGATGCAGCACTTGAATGGGAAAACAATTACCGCGCCCTGGCGCCATACAGCGGGCTGAACACAATGGAAAGCGGCAACTTTATAGCCATTCGCGAGATCGGCCTGACGTATGACTTTCCTCGTAGTCTGGCATCGAGATTGGGCGTGGACTACGCTTCCTTCACAATTTCCGGACGGAACCTGCATACATTTACGGGGTACTCCGGCACAGACCCGGAAACGAATTGGTTGAGCCGCAATGGCGATGGCGCCTCGGAGATCTCAGGCGACCCATCCCAGACCCAGCTCGATAATAACTTTCTTGTCAGTGTGGATGCCTTTGGTCTTCCCATTCCGCGTCAAATCCTGTTTAAATTGCGGTTGGGTTTCTAGGCAAACCGATAGCTATTCATGTAGCAATTGTTGAAGCATAGGAGAATTAAAATATGAAAGATAAAATAAGTAACACAAAAGGGTTGAGTCTTTTCATGGTTTGTCTGCTGGCTGTCACCCTGGTCGCAATGATGGCATGCAAGGACCCTCTCGAGGTGGAAAACCCCAACAGCCTGGTAGAAGAGGATCTCTCACTTCCGACGGCAGCAGTCGCTCTTGCCAACGGCGCTCAGGTGACTCTGGCCCGGGCCGCCGGGAGTATGTATGGGCCATACACGACCGCAACTGATGAAGGCACCTGGATCGGATCCAGAGATGCCTGGAATCAGCTCAACAAGGGTGCCATGGGTGATCCCAACAATGAATTCGTGGATGCCGCCTGGCCCTTTGCCACCGAAGCCCGCTTTATGGCGGATTTTGCGATTGACAAGTTAGTTACGCTGAAGGCTGCCGGCGACCTCGATGATCCGGAACACCTGGCGCTTAGCTACCTGTACGCTGCTATCATCCGCACAATGGTTGCGGATATGTGGGATGACTTTGTAATTTCTGACCGAACAGATTCCCAGCCGGCTATCGGCGAA
Above is a window of candidate division KSB1 bacterium DNA encoding:
- a CDS encoding SusC/RagA family TonB-linked outer membrane protein; amino-acid sequence: MSKLKFFWLVVFGMLIPGLLLAQKGTIAGKVVDARTGDALPGANVVVQGLNIGSATNIEGEFTILNVGVGQRSILVRFIGYKSLVKVVDVTAGEVSELNFDMDETVLALNEIVVTGVGVATEKIRLGNTVATINIKAIENAPVQSLSEILQGRTAGVNVSPSGGLVGEGATIRIRGSASLSATNEPLIYIDGVRVNNGGGFALCGNGAGGGGGPSRLDDINPESIERIEILKGAAAATLYGTQASNGVIQIFTKQGQFSKPKFTVEIEAATIKYPDAFHVNTGFARNDDQAKSMSDAFGFTVRPFELVRRTNVNDILGTGLAQTYSLSVSGGGSGVTYFASGRFQHTNGPVDPKASAFLGQPPGDADDRLERGQFSGTINIVPSNKLRIRLSTFYSQISQHTLQNNNNIFATVTLAMFGKPEFASPSNPQGTVAFATVRESTYRSVADDTQHAGIALGTSYKVTNELNVEGIFGVDFTSQRSEEFTPFGWNVDNFTGSDITGALQQGKRENKVYTLDVKGNWNHNFTDDISSTAVVGFQGFQSTLQLSLADVDVFPGAGLGVLDAGANQSVESVFTEVIEAGAYFQEQVGYKDYLYVTGGIRFDANSAFGSNFSTQSYPKLSASFIPTAAFDMSGMGISTLRLRAAWGKSGQQPTFFDEFTTFTPLTSTLGAGVAPENLGNADLKPEVSSEIEVGFEVGVLNDRLGLEFTYWDRVVNDALVYQQFAPSGGFRNRQLVNIGQIDAKGVDITLNFRAVQKENFSLDLFANAAYLDEVVTSLGGAADQKISGTYSRIRNYLREGFAPGALFGAVLSDDPFPIDTNGDGVADDRATLLAYFSQPRNPSDYAAVLKPGPDAFNGDPLAHFLGKPTPDWQGAFGLNMGFLKHFRLSSLFEYKAGNFTITNLTDAFRKSHPAIGRNTPEAAATELVLLNPASTAEQRLDAALEWENNYRALAPYSGLNTMESGNFIAIREIGLTYDFPRSLASRLGVDYASFTISGRNLHTFTGYSGTDPETNWLSRNGDGASEISGDPSQTQLDNNFLVSVDAFGLPIPRQILFKLRLGF